GTACAACAGGCTACCTAGAAAGCTCTAGCAAAGTCagaacaaactaaaatttcatacagacagtgACTTGCTTCTACGGCTCTATGTACTATACACAGAAATATAAGTACAATGTTGATATTCCAATTGACAGATTTTATAATGATATGGTACAAATGAGAAAGTTAGCATTTTTTCAGTAATACTGTGCTGCGATACGTATTTTGATGTCTGGTTTTATGAGTAAATAGTTTTAAAGTGAGGCAAAACTTGGGATACACAAGACAAGTCAGACTCCCGTAAGGGGTATAGTCATCTGGGAAGATTGAGAGCCACTAGCTTACACTGATCTTTGTGTTCTGAGAGCATAAATCAGGCTGGAGTAAGAGGGTCCAGGTCCCGACAGGTATTGTGGGTATaatttaaagtgtgtgtgtatgagagagaaggggggaaatGCTTTCTCTTACACCCGCTTGCTAATTCATTTTCCTACTAATCACACATATGCTTAATCGACTCACTTCCCTTGTACATTACACTTGCTTTGCACAGTCCCTGTATGGCACTGCAGTTCAAGTCACATCACTTAACCACTTACCTCTGTTTATTACAGTCATCTTATAATGGATGTGTAGTTTACCTCACATTTAGAGCTCTGCTATACTGGGACTAGGGATTGCTTTGATAGTTTGACCTGCTTTCTCCAGGCACCATTTGGCTGGATATGGTCCAGAGTGCTAAATCTGTCAAATTTCTGTTCTCCTATTTTGTCACTGGCATTAAGGAAGTCGGTGGAGTTACTCCAAGTTTACCACTGTGTAAATGAACAGAACTTGTGCCTGGAGGGATGGATTGAATTATTTGTACTGCTGGTTCCAACTACAGGTTTGGGAGTCATGTGTCTCTCCCACCAGGGAGTGTCCTCCAAAGATTTATGAGTTGATATTGAATTACCTGGAAAGGTTCCTTTTCTTTAAGAGGAAAGGTATCAGTTACTTCTTCCGGCCCCCAGCGGTTGGATAGGAAGGAGTTGCAGACAATTCTGGAGTCCGAGAAGCGAGGGTTAAAGTGGAAAGCAATTTGGTCTCCTGCATTGCAGAGGAAATTAATTTCAAACCTAAAAAATGAGAGAAATGAGTGATTCAAACCCATGAAGCTTGGCAGCTGGGTCCCATGAGACACCCTGATGCTCTGAAAAATGGCTGCAAAGAATGCTCTTACATATTTGCATTGGAGCTTGTTTCGCCTTTAACGATCACGCTCCAACCAGGACACAGCCCCTCTGGGTATGATGCCTCGAACTGTGAATAACAAGAAAAAGTCATTGATACTCTCAGCAATGAAGAAAGACAAGGTGGAGAGGTAAtgccttttattggactaacttctgtgggtgaaagaCACGCTTTCCAGCAATAAAGAAACATATCTCcattctctcccctgccctctctcctcttccccattccCACCGCAGTTTTATCACCAGCTTACTTTtcatcccctctctctctccctttctctctcgcTCTCATCTTCTCTTTATCTTTTGCCTTGTCTCCCTCTTTCGCTCTCCCTTCCACCTCATTGTCACACAGCAATGCCATAAAATAAGCATAAAGCAGCTTTGCCTGTTTTGCTCTCAGAATTCCCTTTTCTTTCTGATCCAGCCCACGTCTTTATAAAAGATGTTTTGGGGCAGCAAATCCTGTTTCATCTGCTGATAGTTAAGAAATTGCTGCTCTGCACCAACTGGCAGAGAGACACCAAAAACCTGCATAAAGTCCTACTTGGTATGAAATCAAAGAaatccttcttcctcctccccatccttaaCAATGCAAAGCCTGAGCATGAGGCTTGGGTTGCTTTGAAGGATGGTTGGAATGGTAGGAACTGATCGGAGGGGAATCTAATAGTGAATCATAGACATGTCATGCTAGCAGGgctctcaagaggtcatctagccAAGCCCCCCCATATTAAGGCAGCGTAAACTATACCTAGCCCATCccagacaggtgtttgtctaaccagtTCTTAGACGCCTCCAATAAGGAGGATTCTGTAGCCTCTCCAGGTAACCTTTTCCAGTGCTTAACTTTCCTTGTCGTTAGacagtttttcctattatccaacctaaatctccctgtgTTGCAGACTAAGTCAATTGCCTCTTGTCCTGGCCTTGGTGGACAAGGAGAGCAATCGCTAACCATCTCTCTgtataacaattatttacatatttgaagactgttccTCCTCAGCCTTCCCTTTTCTCTAGACTAAAGGTGGCTGGTTCTTTCAACCTTTCCTTTAAGGTCATATTTTCcaaacctcttcatttttgtggctcccttctggactctctcctgttTGTTCACAGCTTTCTTTGAGTCACTGGAACATGGGCAGCTGGCTAAGTGCCCCTCAGTCACTGTTATCCAGGCTTTTCAAGCTGGGAGCTTTGCCCAGACTTGGGAGTTAAACTATGCAAAAGGCAAGAGAGCAAGTTTGTTCCTCAATAGCCCACGTTTCCATTGAATAACCCATAAGAAATGCTTGATGGCCCCTGCCTTTTCTGATGTCCTTATGAGCTGACTCTCTTGTGCCACACATAGGGCCACCCAACAATACCATTGAAATGCAGCTGGCTCTAGTACAGATGGAGGGCAGGAGCAAAGGGACTCACAGCTCAGTGCAACACAATGGGGAAAAGAGGAATTCTGGCCATCAAAAATGAGCCAAACCACAGTTCTTATGGAAAGTACCCTGGGGTCTGTCAAGACTATGCTGAGATGATGGGGACTGAGGTGTTAGTCTCCATAGTGAACTGCTTGGGGCTTAGGGTACCTTCCTCATAAGGATTTGGAACAGGAAGCTACAGAAAGTGATGGATTAATCTGaaacagctctctctctctctctttctctctctctctctctctctcagttatCCCCCAGGGAATTACACCTGCTACCCTTCACTAGTGATATTGCCACTCTACACCCAGCTGACCATCGCctggttctgtgtttgtacatcaCCTAGCACAAAGCGGTCTTGGTGCGTGGATGGGAATCCTAGATGCTATCAcagcaaaaataataaataatgattcACTCCCATGATTATTTTAtatttcttcttcccctccccctctgctcatCCCCTAACACTTGGAGAAATTGCTCCTGGTTTTGGCAGATGTTTTGGGTCTCTTCTCCAGCCAGAGTTTTTATTCCCACTTGTGCAGAGTGCTTGGTCTCTCCTTCTGGGGCTTCACTTATCCCTAATATCCCCTTACTCTGCCACTGGATTCCATGCCAAGCCATGCTTAGGGGCCACCGGACACACACCTCCTGGGGGCAGCAGCTGAGACACAATCATCTCAGACTCGGCTCCACTGTTAATCTCTAGCTCTCTGTCCTGCTACTTCTAAAGATGGAGCCTACAGAACACATTACCACCATTCTCATACATGCTGCTGTTTGGTCATGCACACATGATTGTGCATGCGAATGGACACATACAtacctgcatgcacacacagaggaTATGATAATACTCTCACATTTTGCCCTCTTTGACTTGGGTTCAAGCACAGCTGATTCTAAGGTGCAAATGGGGTAGAAGTCATGATGGAGACCCAATCTGGGCTTCACTTGGATCTCTGCCCTAAAGTCATGATAGCACATACAACAAAACTCACCCCATGtccccacagcagcccctccctcttTGTTACTGGCTGGGTGAGAGAGGTTATTTTAAGATGCAAAAGGAAAACACCTGCTTGGGTTGCTCCACTAGCCACTGggctagattctgatctcagcACAACCCTGTAATTCTGTGAAGTCAGTGGTGTTAGTCTGGATTTACACCACTGTCACTGAGACCACAATCTGGCCTGCTACCCTAGAACATCCTTCTGGACTCAATTATAATTGAGATACATTTTGGGTTCACTACCGAAACAGCCCTATAAACAGAACTCACATGTGTCTGTAGGTTTCTAGCTTGGCTCTGGCCAGATTTTTCCCTCCCAGCTGCAAAGCTGTTTCTTTACTACCCTGTGTTTGAATTACCTGAACCCCAGACACTGACGACCAGTTTAAGAGGGTGAATTATGCCACATGCTGATCCCTCTCCCTTACCCGCAGTGCCATCGTGCTCGCCTGCCCTTCCACCGTCAGCCCGACCACGGGGGCATGTGTAGCCAGCGAGGCCTGATATAAGGGTTGCATGTCAGGAGACCACGTGGGTAGGTGGGCGTGGTGGGGGATTATCAGAGTTAGCAGAGTGAGCTAGCCTCTTGGCCCTTAGTgtgcagagaggaggggagaaatcCTTTCCCTGCCTGCCTTGCAGAGTCAGACTATTCATTCTCTCCGCACTAATCCAGACTTTGTGTTCTGGCTAACAATAGCAACAGCAACAAAATAATCCAGAAGGGTGCTGTGTTGGCATCATTGTATTAGTGCGAGGCCAGGCTAGAGAATTTGAGTTGAAATCCCAGATATCGCTTGGTCTTTAGTGCACTAGGGCTCTCTCTGGCTAGCATGGGGGGAGTCTCCGGAGTGGGAGATGGCTAGGAAGAAATCCCTGCGGGTTAATCCACTGGGAGATTCTTCCCTGGACTGAGACAAGTCTCCTGGGCAGAGAGAGATGGCTGGGGAGAAATCACCTGGGGAGTGGAGGGTTGATTCTACTGGTGATCCATGCCTTGGACAAGAGTGGACTTCAAGAGGAGATGTGCTTTGGGAGATACTAGCTGCGCCTTTTTCTCTTCCTGCTCTGCTGTGTTGCCCCCGCCAGAGGGTGATGATCTCTGTGCATGTGGGAGGAATTTTGCCCATTTGGTTTTCTCTCATTCTTTGTAGTTTGTAATCCTGGCTTAGAATCAGCTGATTCGAGCTCTGTCAGGGCGGCTTTTCCACCTCAcagcccccttgctgcttccGACAGGCAGACCCAGACAGAGCCTGGCTTGTCAGCAGTGTATTAGGATTTAACACTCCGCTGATACCAGCAGGTTGCATTGACCCCTCTCTTTGCACAGGACAATCCACGTATTTGGGGGCTGAGCAGATATTTCCCAGAGCTGCAtggcaccagcaatggacagcaATCAAATGAAATCTGAGCACCATCGCAGGGACTGGTGTAAGTGTTGCTGGCTGCGAGGAGATCTCACCGCAAATCCAATTCTGCCTCTCACAGTAGGGGTCACGGTAGGGTCACTgaagggaatggggcaggagTACAGTACTATGTACATCGGTGGGGGGCGGTATGGGAGAATCAGAGCTTTTCCTATCCCCACCtccaccagcaggaggcactgcagaGCAGCCTTTTCCAGATGTATCACTCTGGAGTAGCAGTGCAAgcacaggtgctggaactaggcaGGTAGGGGCCAGCTGCAGCACTACCTAgcctgaagtggtttccattatatacagggcttCCTGTTGGGCtccatggctctcagcacccccactataaaaactcTTCCaccagccctgagggagagttttcCCCATGCTCCCCTCCTGGACAGCAGGTCGAATGGGGGCACAACTGGTTTTATAGCGGGGGTCTAAAGGTGCAAACCATTATTACTTCTTCAAACCCACAGCACTGCTAGTCCCAGCATCTGTGAGCTGTGGTCATCTGAGTTTATTTCAGCTGGAAGTATGGTGAGGATTTGCCTATTTAACATATATCTCCATGAATTAACTTCAGGGAATACCGCTATGGTTCCCAAAGACAGAATTTCAGATAGGAATgacccacccccacacccccaatATGTATTACTCTGTCTATAAGGTGATTAAGTACAACAGCTGCATATTGCAAGATTTTTTATGTGGCTGAATAAATGTACTCCTGAATCTAAGCTTCCAACATAAGCCCCTAGCCCTTCTAGTTGCAACAATAGCTAAACATGTGAAGAGAAGGTAATTAGATGCAGTGACGCTAATAATAATACCTGGCTCTTATTTAGCACTTTTTGTCAGTAGCTCTCAAAGCCATTTACCAAGGGGGTCAGTTTCATTATCCccgttttacagatgaggaaactaagGCAAAAATAGATAGGAGCCTGGCAATGGAGCTGGGAATAAAATCCCATTCTCTTCAGTCCCAGTCCAATGCTCTGTCCACTAGGCTACACTGCTCCACTCCCCACACTAAAGCATACTGCCTGGGTCTGCAGTCAGCCTGAAACACTAGTGCTGAAAGAAGTGTGAATTGCTTCTGTCCACTTCAATGGGACTGTTAACAAAGGACTAACAACAATTAAATAATTAACCTGTGTTCCTTCAAGCCGAGCTATCTAGCCACCCTGCTTATCCGTCATTGCTCGGGTACACTGGCAGTTATTGGGCCGGGGTGCAGTGAGGCAGTGGTTGCTATCAAGGGTAGTTGAGGTAAGAAATGAGGAATTCACCACCCCAGCACAACCCACAGGTCTGTgcctcctccatccctgcccaaAAGGCAGAAAGCAAATAGATGCATCTTCTCCCAAGCACCAAACTGCAGGGGGGTGATAGATGGCAGGCACATTCCAATTCTGGCACCAGACCACCTCATCTCTGAGAATATTAACCACAAGGGGTGTTTCTCCAGGGTTCTGCAGGTGCTTGTGAATCACCGTGGTCATTTCATGGACATTGACACAGGCCGGTCCAGAAAGGTACAAGACTCATGCATGTTTCAGATCACTGGCCTGTTCAGGAAGCTGC
The nucleotide sequence above comes from Pelodiscus sinensis isolate JC-2024 chromosome 16, ASM4963464v1, whole genome shotgun sequence. Encoded proteins:
- the GRIFIN gene encoding grifin produces the protein MALRFEASYPEGLCPGWSVIVKGETSSNANMFEINFLCNAGDQIAFHFNPRFSDSRIVCNSFLSNRWGPEEVTDTFPLKEKEPFQIEIYSDPDYFHVSIDENKILQYKHRQKQLSAITKLQVVKDVRISSMEITKRGLY